A portion of the Chitinispirillales bacterium genome contains these proteins:
- a CDS encoding MerR family transcriptional regulator: MDEKRIYWSISQAAEILGIEPSILRYWEKEFDILQPVKNRGGNRSYQKKDIDIANKIKYLLYKENFTIKGAIKKMKKLKSIPLENYIKLQNLVFNKEFLQDFENFSEILSKLVESSKL, encoded by the coding sequence ATGGATGAAAAAAGAATATATTGGAGTATAAGTCAAGCAGCCGAAATCTTGGGAATCGAGCCGAGCATTTTGAGATATTGGGAAAAAGAATTTGATATTCTTCAACCTGTAAAGAATCGAGGCGGAAATCGTTCTTATCAAAAAAAGGACATAGACATAGCGAATAAGATAAAATATTTACTTTACAAAGAAAATTTTACAATAAAAGGCGCGATAAAGAAAATGAAAAAACTGAAAAGCATACCGCTTGAAAATTATATAAAATTACAAAACCTTGTATTTAATAAAGAATTCTTGCAGGATTTTGAGAATTTTAGCGAAATATTGTCAAAATTAGTCGAGTCCTCAAAATTATGA